CTTTTTGAAGGTCAAGTGTGACCTCTTGGTTCTGCAACAATATGAGTACACACGATTCAAATGTTctccttttatttattgtgtgagagaaaaatgaCCCCTAACCTCAGGTACAAGTTCTTGATTTTAGTCCTGATagagacctttttttttctgggtaTACTGTAGATGGCATCACTTCCTTAGATGAGCCTCAAGAACTCGCCTCCTCCCCTGTTTAGAGATGTACAGGTTGCGTTAGCACAGACTGCTGCATGAAGAGTCCTGTGGTGGAGGAAGCCAGGACGAGTGCCAGGTCTGGAGGGGTGCACAAACCCAGCCATGCTCAGCTTGTCCAAAACAACCGGTGCAAGAACCAGAACCATCTGCTGTCAATTTCTCTTACATTCTCATTTTATGCTCTGCCAGCAGCAACTAATCCTCCCATCCACGCATAAGCCACGGAAGTTTTGCCGTGGACACCGTGGTTCCCCCTCTGATGTTTGtctgagaaaacaaaggaaCGGAAAGAAACATCTTTCAAAGCAgaatacatttacacaaaccGGCCCACATGCTCAATCTTCTACTTCCTCTTATGACCAAATCTGCCTCTCCACTGTTCTCTTCCATCAACTAAATAACCATTAAGCACTCACAAGTACTCTCAGCTGCTGAAGTACATAAATGGCCTGAACATCATATGCATCATCTTCAGGTCTGCCACATCACTGTTTGAGTAATTTCCTCCAATTAAATAACCATTAAGCACTCAGCTTACTGGCCTCGTCAACCGATAAGACACATCTAGTTGCAAGAAAAGATTGATCAGAGATGTTAACGTCTCATTGATAAAACTGTAGCAGAAGTTGTTTGTGTTATCTTAATCATCTTTTGTATAGAGGAAAAGAAGTGTGTATTCAGTTTTTACTTACTCAACCTTTTTGCACTTGCAGTAGTTTCAGTTCTGAGCTGAATCACAAGAGGTGCAGCCACGTGTACGTTCTGTGTCCTTTCAGATCTTTTTTCTGTCGGTTGTGAAACtgtttttagtattttagtACGAGTCACCACATTATACCAACACACAACTATGTGATCATAGAAAACTATTACTCAGCAGGATTCACATGATCTGAGGGAAAATTCAAGCTTCCATTTCTGGCTGATGTCACATTGCTAAGTAATGGATTTTAAAAGCATGAAAAGTAATGTGACTTATCAGACATAAGCTCATAAACAATTATCATTCATTATGGATGTATATTATTATGAGGCATTATGTTTTACAGGAGCTGATAAGATGTATAAGTAGCCACTGTATGCCCCATAAAAGTAAGGTAACAGAGAATTGTGAATGAATTTAGGTTGATTTGCATGGATTATAGAAATTAGACATATTTGCTCTTATTCTGCATTAAAGGGGTTTACTGTTTGAAGCTGCTTTTCTGTGGTCAGCACCCCTGCAGCACTGGTTTGTGCCCCACAGGACTTTTTTGTTCACAGAAAGTATTAATCAATCAAAGTTCAATTTTTATATACTCAATACTGTACTGAAAGACTTTTTACCTCACGGTTTTGACTGCCAATTTAAGTTTTAAAAGTATAGTTTGAAATATACTTTTGTTCACATTACAGAGTGCTTTTAGGTTTAGTAGGCTACAACGTAGCTTTgacacagaagcatgaattgggctttGCATAAGAAGCTATGGCCAGCAAATACAATATGTTAGAAATCAGAAAAGAGTAGCTATGCTAAACCTTGTAGAACTGCTAATCGtattagcttagcataaaagtTGCTTCTcagttcaggggctgcatccactggaggctgcatttgaattCACATGGGAGCGTCTATGCTGTCCCATTTCGAAGGAtccaacaggtggatccttctcAGGCCAAATCTATCCCAGGATTTATTGCATGATAAAGTTAACAAGCCACTCAAAGTAGCTATAAATGCAATGGTAAAACTGGGACAAGCCAGTGTCACAAATAGGCCATCCAACGTGGACCAAAACTGATTCCAGTTCTGCCTTTCACAGTCTACGCAGCCTACGGAGGCCGCCTCCTATCGAGGACATGATCTACACCCCTGAATTGCAACACAGCCAAAGACAGCTAAAGACTGGGAACGACTGGAAACAAGGGAATGGCTATAAACTGTCTCGGTCCAAAGGAAAGAACCCTGTAAAAACTCGtttttttataccttttgttttgtttgtgacatTTCTGCATCCACATTCAAGACAACTCTCAACTCGAGAACGTCTTAACTCCTGCTGTTAAGTTGATGCATCCAATTTAGCTTTGCTGATGCTACAAATACTCATGTGCTGTCATAATAAGACGAGTTTCTCCCATGATGATTTGCATTTGGGATCATGAGCTTGAAACTTGGAATTCTTTTATCTTGGAAATTTCTGACCTTTGATGTGAATCAAATGCAGCACTAACGAAACCACTAAGCCATATAAGCCAACAGTCTGTCTGCTTTTGACACTGCATAAAACTTGATAACCAAATCCAGGCTGAGACGGAAAGTGTTAACTTTTATGACAGACGATGGCTTCTTAAGGAGGCCGTTCCGACACCGTGTAGCAAAGGAgccaaaacaagacaaattatttaaaaacaataccTGACTGTCTGCCTCGCCAACCaaactttttgtgttttctctctgcgaGTGCAGACCACACACGTCCTTACAAAAGTGAATGGTATTAGATTGTACTTGAAGATTTATTTAGCCCAGAGAGAAGCGCATGGTACTGATATTTCTTCTGACTCAGACTGATAGTGGCGTATCAatcaagtgtgtgtgacagagtggagtgtgtgtgtctgtgtgtgtgtgtgtgtgtgtgggagggctGGGGGCTTCATGATAATTCAGCTGTGAATGAATAACAGCAGGAAGAGATGGTGCTGCAGATGATCTGTGATTTTCCCTCCTGGAGAAAGTGATGATAAGGTCCAACAGAGTTAAGTAGGTTAACACGCAACCCTTCACGGGCAGGTTCGCTGGTGTTTTACTGCACACACATTATTACTGGCTGATCACCAGCCACCTTTTTCCAGCTGTATTTCAACAAGGCCATAGAGGAAGTGATGGCTCGAACGACAGCACGGTGAACGGGACGCCGTTTATACATCTGTAAAATCTATCCATACCTTGTCTGTAAGATGTTAACAGTTCGTCATCAGTAAAATGCATTAGCTCGCAGACAGTAGGGCACACCCGGAAAAGACTGAGTTGTTCCAGACTTCTATTCCAAATTCCCCTCCACCTCCGCCCACCTTCATGGAGTAACCACTTCAGGTAATTTGATTAGCAGGTCCAAATTACCTCCAGCTCCATGTTCGTGTGATTACACCAGGTTTTAAGAGATAGACACAACTCTGCGTCAAGtgattgccccccccccccaaaatcaAATGTTGCATGTAATTTCGCTGATGTTCTGAACTGTGTTTTACCTTCCGGAGATATGATCATTCGTGGTAAGAATCAAGTTGAGGAGCAAGACTGGGAGTAATCAGAGCTTTAGTCTGTCTTAGATCATCCCCACAAAAGCTCTGTCATCGATCTGTGGCGCAGAAGCTGATTTGGAAATATAGATTTGAAAAGTCCGAATTTGCTTTCCCTTCATCTTTGATTCAGTCTGTATTCAAAACCAAATAACTAAATCAGACTTAAGAGACCAAGATATGATACTTTGGCTCGATTAACACTCTGATACCAATTACTCAAAAGTCTTTGAAGGACTTTCAAATGGAGATTAAATTCCACTCAAACAAggtaatttacaccatgtttttagtctaaatgtccaCTGATAACCGCCTCTGGAGCCGCATTCGTGCATTGATCACAGCGGACACTAAAAATATGGTGTAACTTATGGATAAGAAAAGGCATTTAAGGATTTGAATGGATGTTTGTCACCTGAACATTGATTGAGTGCGACACATTAAACTTTGTTCACAAATATTTTTCAGTTGCCGGTTTCATactagatggatagatagatagtttcATTAACTGTCATCTTCCTGTGGAGTGGATGACTCAAGACTAAAGCTTGATCAACTTCTACAGGAAATAagattcacatttaaaattcacaatGAACCGCTGTTTACCGCAGAGCCCTTCAACAAAAACatccacatttatttttgtttgctgtttttcttaGCAGGGTGACAAATTGTGTTCAGCAAATACATCTGACtaaaaaaaaccacagtgttCACTCAAAGTGATTTAGAGGAGCATTATACAATAACACAATACCCAGAGGTGAGTGATTTCCCAAACTGCTGGTCGTGAGCAGCAGAAAGTCAGGTTGTCTCTGACGGCCGTGCAAGGACATAAATGTTGCATGGCTTTACCACTTCCCAAGGCACCCTTCTATATGAGGTGACTGAGTAACTGAACAGACACTTCCTGCGTGGCGTCTCAGACCGTGGGCATCTGAGCAGTGAAAACCTTGAGAGACATGTAAATCTGCAGGGACTCCAATGCACAGAGGGACAATTATTCTTTTAGAAAGCTAAAGGGAGAAGTGGTTTTACATACAGATgccctgtgtgtgcgtgcatgtgtgtgcgtgcatgtgtacaCACAAAGGCACATGCACATCAGTGTCAGCTGCGGAGGGTGTGTACCTATAACCTAaaaccacagaacacacactttaaatGCCTTTTTGTGTCACATACACTCAGTGTATTTCACTCGATGACACCATCATGGGATGCTCGGGGCTGTTGATTTTGGGTCTCGTCCTGAATGTTGCTCACTGCTTGGAAATTCTGGGTAAGTCTGCAGTGCTGCAGTCCGTCTGTTTATGAGCTTATTTTACTGGCCCTGAAGGTCTTATTTAACCTGTGGCATTTCCACTAAACAGTGCAGCCATGGTTTTCCTGAGTGATTAGTCCAATTATAAATGCACACAGACCATAAAGCCACATGCCAGATGCATTTTAGAAaactaactttttttttgcaatttatTACTAATTGCATGTTGGTGTTGTTACTCTGGCTGTccgtttattattattgatcagCAGTGTCACCTAAAACCTCATTAGTTCGTTTATAGCCTTTTAAAATTAATATATGCGTcgttaaaatgtttatttttttctttgtgtcaggGGACAACCCACAGCAGGATACCTTTTATTTAGATGATCCTTCTGTTTGGTTTTGACTTGAGTCTATCTGAGTTCCAACTGGAGATGAAAgtttaaaagtgtgaaaaaagctttttttacaaagtcaaaactcttttatttgtttaccacttcccctgtctgcagaggaaagtgtgctgtgtgtgtgcttggtgCTGTGATTGGTGAGAGAAAAAAGTACCTGGGGCTCAGGAAATATGATGCAGAGCATGaatgcatgattttttttttatatagttatTACTTTACCTGTATCCTTAAGGTGTGCATTTTCCATGCTTGGCTGACATTTATTTTGGCAATAACATGCAAGGGCAAATGAAGTATGAACCCACTAGGCATAATTGAACTGATAGAGcatatttatttctctctctctctctcgctctgtctctctctctgtctctctctctctgtgtcctttAAGGTTTTGGAGTCTCTCCACCTTGTTTCcgtcatgtaaaataaaaccacCAGTGTTTCAGCCTTGAATTGTGTTTGATGCACGCAGCCTTTTTTaggctgcagcagctggctCTGTGTTTAATGGTTATCCACGAAGCAGTGCTGCAGCAAGCTGTCACCATTTTACTCATCGTGCATCTAAAGTTGAATAGAAGGTCTTGGCTTCAAGCAGCTGATAGAGCAAACTGTGTCCTCAAGTGCACTTTGATGAAGTCAGCAGAGGTAGCAGAGTGAAGGGTACTTGGTATGCACTGGAGTCTGCACACTGTCCCTTCTGCAAGTGCTAAAACCTGTCAGCTTCTATTAAATGTCCTCTTCTTTGAGGCCTCTAATTGTTGCTGATTTCTCAATGGTGTGGACGGATGAGATTGCTGGAGTCTGGATATGGATCAGGGCGCAACTTTTGGACTGTTCTGTTAATTATGCACTGAGGGGACAAGGCAGACTTTATataagctgtgtcccaattcatgGGTCACTTTGTTCGAGGTGGACGCGGCAGAACTGAAATGAGAGAGTCTGGTCTTAGGAGGATCTGAAGCCTACatacttacatttaaaagtgcACCCATGACATTTTGGTCTCATCGTTTGATGCCATTATGTCTTTCTCGAAAACTGTTTTATCATTGGCATGCAATGAATCTTGGGATAGTTTGGCCAGAAAGGGACCCGCCCATTGGATCAGGGACAGGCTAGTTGCGCTGCTGTAACAGAACTGGTCAAATGCAGCTTCCAAAGGAGATGGCCCCTGAATTAGGACACAGCTAAAGTGGCATTATGTGCCACAAATGTCTATTCCTGTCTTTAACTTTTTCGAGGATAATAGGGTTTCTAcatgttaaatttaattttctgtttcaaatAAGTGAACATTTACTGACTTGAAAAGCAGAACAGCaataacttattttttattttctgtagcCTTATAATTATCCCCCATTATCCCTTGAccaaaaacatacaaaacaaatgGCATTTGATTAGTTTACATCAGATTATGAACACCCAAAACTAAGATAGTGATAATAGTTCTCTCTTAAACATCAGCACATAAGCATTGTCATTGTGACCTTGTTGACATGCTGACATTAAAGTTTCACATTCAAAGCACTGTTAGCATTTCTTCAAACTCTTAGTCTAGTGTATATTGATTATTGGCACGTTCTAATCATGATAAAATAACTGACAACCTCATGACCACTGACCCGTTTAGTCTGCCTCATCCATCACCATTTCACTTAACCAGGGAAACATAATAGGATGTGCACAAACCCCTTTCAAAGGCACAACAATAGACATTAATCAGCCTGCCGTCTGTCCTCTCAGGAACCAGAACAATCACATTTTCTCCCTCAACACATCACTgatttgcttgtgtttgcaATTTCAAAAACGGCTCAGATGAACTTATGACCTCTCATTGTGCTGTTCTGCATCTCAGGTCTGAGAGAGGAGCCGATTGTAGAGATCACACAGAACGTCACGGCATTCCTGGGAGAAGTCGTGTACCTGAGCTGCAGGTACCTGGGCGACAGTGAGATCCAAAGTGCCAAGTGGATACGTCAGATTAACTCTAAAGTAAAATCGAAGGGACTGGCAGGATTTTCAAATGGTCAACCCTTTAACCGTGGTGACTTCTCGGAGCCGGATTCTCTCACCAACCTCACGGTTCAGATGAAAGTGTCCAGTGAGGACGCAGAGGGAGAGTACATCTGTGAGTTTGAATCAGAGGAGGGATATTTTTCTGACAGCGCTTTTGTCACTGTACTAGGTAAGTCAAGCCAATAATGTCTTATTCTTTCATTCGTTCAGATGAGGTTATGATGTAAATTTCTGGCTCTATGGTCACAACTTCATTTTGCATCATtctcattttaattcattttcatctttgaCCTCAGACACATGGCTGACATGTTTACGTTTCAATTCGTTCACAGCTCGGCCTGATGTGCAGATCCTCGTGAATGGTGAGACCATAAACGGCACTCACTACCAGTCTGTGTCATGCTCTGCCGTCGGTGGCAGGCCCTCACCTCAGATCAGCTGGGTGGTTTCTGGGCGTGCTCCCTTAGATTACCCCTACACTGTGAGCATCAGCAACACTGCTCACTCGAACGGCACGTTCACTCAGAGCAGCATCCTCCGCTTCCCCACGCACCTGCAGAAAGAGGACAGCGTGACCTGTGATGTTCGACACCCAACCCTCGCAAACCCCAAACTCACCACAGTGAGGGTGGAAACCTACAGTACGCTCGCACTCAGCAGCACTTTGCATCTctcttattgtttttgttgcaggGAGGTGATAAACAGAATTGTATTGCATCAGCATTCAGAGTTTTGTAATCATGACTTAGCATAAACTCAACAGTAACTGTCTCCCGCTAAATTTTTCACGTTTACCATCACTTCCCACTGCTCCACTAAAACACAGTGACAGACCATAAATCACAATACCAATGTAATGCACTCATGTGGGGATGCATTTTACTGGTTTTAAGCATATGGAAAACCATAATGCAGCTGTAACCTTGTAACTAATCAATCATATAATTTCCTACCAAAGTGCAGGATGCTGTTTGGTGATTCATTCGCTAATCATTCTTTTGACAAGAAAAGttctcacacagtcacattttacaaatttCACAACAAAGTTCTTTCATGTCATAAAGTATTAACTATGCATAGTTAATACTTTGCATATTAACTATGCAAAGTTTTAAACTCAAACAAAACTGTTCCAAGTCACAACCTGCGTGTAGGCTCTAAATTCTCATTACACAATAGACATAATGGCTAGGTGACCATTTCAATTTGGGCTTTTACCCATGAATGCTCTTCTTACACCACCATGCTAAGAGAGATTACATTATGAAAGTCCCCTGCCAGAAGCAATTCAGTACAAATCAGTACAAGTTAAAAAATATACctcttttactgtttatttCTGTGGGCGCAATATGTTTTTGACAGGCCTTTGCATCCAGCTACACTTCAGGCTGTGCAAATCATGCAAATCTCTACATGGATGTTCATACAGCAGGTTTAAGATTACAATCTCATTAGTATAAGCCAGGCTCATTTGTCCATGATGCATTCACAGTCCACTGAATAACTGCAGCTTAGGTAATTCTCCAAATGCTGTGGTAAAATCCACACATAACTTTAGGTGTTAGGTGTTAACAGATGGAAATTTCAAAGCCAAAGTGTTTTAATCGTACAAATCCTTCCCCAACACCCGAGCTATTAAGAGCTGTTAGCTCACTCCTCTTACTCATTAGGGAAGGCTGGCTATAGCATGACACTGCAGCTTTTATGTATTGGATAATAGATTTGATCTCTGCTGAGTCCCTCTATTAAAGCATGTGGTTCTCTCAGCTTTGGTTGGACAGCAGCTGGGCCAGACATCTGCTCTCAGCTGCAGCGTAGCCAACAGATGGGACAGGTGATAAGTCTAAGTCTCCCAAAACCAAGCAGAAGCTCCTTATGGTCTGTGTTTAGCTAACATCCAGCTCATCCGGCCCAAGCTTCCtattaaacaaaaacaccttGAGCCTTTACTTGATATCTGACTTTTTAATTCTCTGGAAAAAACATTAGAGCCTGTGAAAGAAAACCTCTTCTCGCCTTTCTTCCTGCTCTGCAGCGAGGCCAAATGTGACCATTAAAGCAGAGATGgtacagagaggaggaaatgagttCTGGGTGGTCTCATGCATTTCTTCTGGAGGGAGACCCGACACTGACATCTCCTTGGCTTTGAGCAACGATGAAGAGCTGCAAAGAGAAAACAGCACAGACTCAGACATGCAAAGAAGCTCGGTCTTCCTCCCTGTAGCAGTGTATGAGGGCCGCAACGTCACCTGTGTGTTTGACCACCCCAAATTTACACACGTCCAGTCACGAGCTGTAACTCTGCCCTCTTTTTGTAAGTACTGCCAGTGTCTGGAAAAACTCTGCTAAAGCTCATTAGGTGAAAGTCACCACAGATAACCTGTTTGATCCACAGATTTGACTGGAGTTCAGTTGTTGAACTCAGAGATGATAAACAACAGTGAAGActtcaaacacactgaaaattTAAAGCTGCAGGAAGGACAGAGGGAAGTTGTCATCGGCCTGAAGGTCGTAGGGAATGTGCCGCGTTACAATATCACCTGCAAAAAGTAAGTGGGAGacacaaacaatagaaacagtctGTTTAAAGGTGCTTTAGTTATGGAAAATTATCCCATGATTTCCTCAGGATTATCTTTAATCTTAGTAATTCCTTTTTTCATTGAGACTTATTTTTGATGAATTTGAAAAATGGCAACATATTAAAATTTTCTTTGCATTTGTTCCCATTTTTcaaagttttactttaaatttctATATTTCATATGAGAGGGAAGGTCATGGGCAAGTGCTCATGTCATCATAAAACTTGACAGAATAGCAGTTGTTTCTAGTCTCGTCAGatatagttttagtttttctcaaacaatattaaaaacaacaatttgctTTTCAGAGACAACTGgtttagaaaaacatttttctcatgTACATAAAAATCACATATCCTGTGGAGGATGTGGTAACACATTTTGTGGCATCACACCACAAGTGATAGACAGTAGGAACcagatttaaacacatttcctcatttaaattattatttattcaattgacatttttgatcattttgaaaTTGCTGTGACATTTAAACTGAATCTGGAATCAATGTGTGTCTCTTCAGAGATGATGGGCCCTTGCCCACAGGTTTGGAGATGGTTGACAGTAGCCTTACAGTTCAGGGTCCTGTGGAGCTTCAACTTTCCGGCCTGTACGACTGTGTCGTCTCCTACCATcatcttaaagcaacactgcagATCAACATCACAGTTCATCCTCATGTTACTCAGCCTGGTAGGTAAAACTGGGAGTGATTTTTTCATGGTGAATTCCCAGCATCATATGTGATGTTAATGTGGCACCTCCTCTCCTCGTTTCTCCTCAGTTCCTCCCACGATACGAGTTGTTTTGCGAACTAAAGGTGGACACCGGGTGATTGAGTGCTCAGCAGCTGATGCTGTTCCTGCAGCCAATGTATCCTGGCTTCTACCAAAGGGTGTGTCTGGAGTCTCTTGGTCCAATTTCACTTCTCATAATGGAAGCCACTCTGTCAGGGGAGtttttctcctccctgcctGCTCGCCCTTAGAGctcactgcagagtgtgtgATAAATCACCCGGCATTTGAGGAGCCAGAGAACAGAAGCATAACGCTGCCTCTTTGTGGTAGGTTCAACAAATCAAGCGTTGGATTGGTAGCAGACACATTTGGCCATGCAAACACCATAGATTTGATCTACTTCTCCAACGAAACACCTCACTTCCTCTTGTTTCACTTCTCTATTCCTCGCAGCTCGAACTAACATCACCATCAACTCCAGCACCACGTGGAAAGATGGTGAACAGTTCACGAAGGTCGACTGCACTGCAGACAGTGTTGCCTCTGCAGCAGTTATAACCTGGCATGTTGGAAACAGTGACAAGAGCATCATGGGTAACCTGTCAGAGCCTGAAGTCCAGGCTGATGGTTCGGTTTCAGCCCGTAGCTCCATTCACTTCATGTCATCTCTGTATGCTGGTCAGAATTTGACCTGCATGGTGGAGCATCCGAGCTCGGAGgcatcagagagaagaacaaTACACATTCCTGTGCAGAGTACGTTACTcgtttatttgaaatatttatttttgtgacacacacacaaccttgcAGAGCTGATCATCTTCTTCCTGTCaccctttattttctttcaggaGCCCCtctgctgagtgtgtttgtggtcaGACAGCAGAACTCTCACCTCTGGCTGGGGGTGTGTGAATGCAGAGGAGAGGCTGTCGGGACAAACCTTGCCTGGATTCTTCCTGAAAATGCCAAAGGTCAAACGTCCCTGCACTCAGAGTATGAGGGAAGCTCTAAGAAAGCCAGGCTGATTTATCAGTTTCCTCTGGCCCTTCATGAGGGGCAGGACCTGACCTGTGTGTACCAGTCTAAACATGTGATCTCAGAAAAGAGGACCGTTCATATTCCCAAATTCTGTGAGTTCAAAAGTACAGTCATTCCAAATGTAGAAATTCACATAAATGCATCAAAGATATGAGGTTGAACAGACCTTTCTGCAGATATCTCCGCCGTGAGAGTCCTGAACCACACGAGCCCTCTGCGGAGCCGCTATGATGGTGAACCCGTCATACACAGACTAGCGCTCCAGGAAAATGATCACAACCAGAAAATACTGCTCCGAGTGGAAGGCAACGTGCCACAGTATGACCTCAGCTGTAAGAGGTGGAGTATCATTATGGTCATCATGGGGAAGCACCTGTGCACACACTGTACTGCACTAAATTCAATGTTAATCCCTAACCCATTTCAGGGAGCAGATACTCAGTTAAGAATGATCAGTAAAACTGGATTGTTTCCACAACACTAATGCTGTAGTGCTTTGACATGAATTGCAATTAGTAGATTGACATTTTGCAAAAATATGTTAATTTGCTTTATTGATGAGTGTGAGTGTAGATAAGAAGATCTACAGCCAGGAGATGGTTGGCGTAGCTTATACTGGAAACAGTAAAACCATCTAGCTCTGTCCAAAGATAACAACATTCCCCTTTAAAAGAAGCTTTAAAACTGCTCACAAATGAACATGTTATATCAAGCAGTTTtttctgtattaaaaaaaaagaagcaaaagtGTAAAAAAGGGCTTGTGTTTTTATGGGGATTTATGTGCGGGGCTAGTTCTTGGCCGGGTGCAGTAAACTTCCAGACAAGAGcgtggtatcaatcttctctGCACCTGTCCGTCCTGGCAATAAAGCAAATaagcatatttcccaaaatgtca
The Paralichthys olivaceus isolate ysfri-2021 chromosome 11, ASM2471397v2, whole genome shotgun sequence genome window above contains:
- the LOC109630049 gene encoding uncharacterized protein; this translates as MPFCVTYTQCISLDDTIMGCSGLLILGLVLNVAHCLEILGLREEPIVEITQNVTAFLGEVVYLSCRYLGDSEIQSAKWIRQINSKVKSKGLAGFSNGQPFNRGDFSEPDSLTNLTVQMKVSSEDAEGEYICEFESEEGYFSDSAFVTVLARPDVQILVNGETINGTHYQSVSCSAVGGRPSPQISWVVSGRAPLDYPYTVSISNTAHSNGTFTQSSILRFPTHLQKEDSVTCDVRHPTLANPKLTTVRVETYTRPNVTIKAEMVQRGGNEFWVVSCISSGGRPDTDISLALSNDEELQRENSTDSDMQRSSVFLPVAVYEGRNVTCVFDHPKFTHVQSRAVTLPSFYLTGVQLLNSEMINNSEDFKHTENLKLQEGQREVVIGLKVVGNVPRYNITCKKDDGPLPTGLEMVDSSLTVQGPVELQLSGLYDCVVSYHHLKATLQINITVHPHVTQPVPPTIRVVLRTKGGHRVIECSAADAVPAANVSWLLPKGVSGVSWSNFTSHNGSHSVRGVFLLPACSPLELTAECVINHPAFEEPENRSITLPLCARTNITINSSTTWKDGEQFTKVDCTADSVASAAVITWHVGNSDKSIMGNLSEPEVQADGSVSARSSIHFMSSLYAGQNLTCMVEHPSSEASERRTIHIPVQRAPLLSVFVVRQQNSHLWLGVCECRGEAVGTNLAWILPENAKGQTSLHSEYEGSSKKARLIYQFPLALHEGQDLTCVYQSKHVISEKRTVHIPKFYISAVRVLNHTSPLRSRYDGEPVIHRLALQENDHNQKILLRVEGNVPQYDLSCKRSDGSFVHMEGLAMVFPAELTERDEGLYTCCVSFYHHMATVRIQVEVMSEDKQFALATMTCVSSAIALIIILVVTLWVCCTRIGRYQNKIQGQESLSALMQDPGSPAVKNPEMVEKDSKENTQLISYSIIIDVKSAV